A single window of Populus nigra chromosome 17, ddPopNigr1.1, whole genome shotgun sequence DNA harbors:
- the LOC133676727 gene encoding uncharacterized protein LOC133676727 isoform X2 encodes MDTGGIQSENAETRVTFRKLFNDVANRNYRRRHSPVNGSPSLDGSPKHDRSSSPVVPREDVARTSQRRKDEEKELNRDSGRSRYEKNRDSCRHSDGYSSRSSHGYSRNDDYSRRDRRVDDGERHYQVSSLSDRELKDGERGRSRDYARNVEKYSCDRYDNSGHRRRDKERESSEHQKLKDKDFSPDRVGSGRKYTSSASEQKDRYRNRPDRDVCDERRDHHSSGDHKSDRSSYYEETRWHQNDYSGRNGGHRLREHYKNDPKELNSQKEKKKHDNWENSRGKNRYSKAPGQTSDDKSISGSENQESPAKKPKLSSSNKDPDYNGDVNEKQPSSSLLAQEVDNKINEGQTHANSSEAAKDFDAAKVAAMKAAELVNRNLVGGGFMSTEQKKKLLWGNKKCAAPEEPGCQWDTAMFGDRDRQEKFNKLMGLKGDVKVEHKPDSQDAEKQKELQMDLEKQYTAGLRRRDGRTVGLGL; translated from the exons ATGGATACCGGCGGCATTCAGTCGGAGAATGCTGAGACAAGAGTAACATTTCGTAAGCTTTTCAATGATGTGGCTAACAGGAATTATCGACGACGCCATTCTCCTGTTAATGGATCTCCTTCTTTGGATG GAAGTCCGAAGCATGATCGTAGCTCTAGTCCGGTAGTCCCGAGGGAGGATGTTGCTAGAACTTCACAGAGAAGGAAGGATGAAGAGAAAGAACTGAACCGGGATTCTGGGAGGAGTCGGTATGAGAAGAATAGAGATTCGTGTAGACATTCTGATGGGTATTCTTCCAGGAGTTCTCATGGGTATTCTAGGAATGATGATTATAGTAGACGTGACAGGCGTGTGGATGATGGAGAAAGACATTATCAGGTGTCTTCCCTTTCTGATAGGGAGTTGAAGGATGGTGAGCGTGGTAGGTCAAGGGATTATGCGCGAAATGTGGAGAAATATTCTTGTGATAGATATGATAATTCAGGGCATAGAAGGAGGGATAAAGAGAGAGAATCATCGGAGCATCAGAAGTTGAAAGATAAGGACTTTTCGCCTGATAGAGTTGGATCTGGTAGGAAATATACAAGCTCAGCTTCTGAACAGAAGGATAGGTATCGGAACAGGCCGGACAGAGATGTTTGTGATGAGAGAAGAGATCATCACAGTTCTGGAGATCATAAAAGTGATCGTTCTTCTTACTATGAGGAAACCCGATGGCATCAAAATGACTATTCTGGAAGGAATGGTGGACATCGCCTTAGAGAACATTATAAGAATGACCCAAAGGAATTGAATAGtcagaaggaaaagaagaaacatgATAACTGGGAAAATAGCAGGGGAAAAAATCGGTACAGTAAAGCACCAGGGCAGACAAGTGATGATAAATCTATTTCTGGGAGTGAAAATCAAGAATCTCCTGCCAAAAAGCCAAAATTGTCTAGCTCTAACAAGGACCCTGATTACAATGGAGATG TTAATGAAAAGCAGCCTTCAAGTTCATTGCTGGCCCAGGAGGTTGATAACAAGATCAATGAAGGACAGACACATGCCAATAGTTCAGAGGCTGCTAAGGACTTCGATGCTGCAAAGGTTGCTGCTATGAAAGCTGCTGAATTAG TTAACAGGAACCTAGTTGGCGGGGGCTTTATGTCTACCGAGCAGAAGAAGAAGCTGCTTTGGGGGAATAAAAAGTGTGCTGCTCCGGAAGAG CCTGGTTGCCAGTGGGATACTGCTATGTTTGGCGATCGTGACAGACAAGAGAAATTCAACAAACTCATG GGTTTAAAGGGAGATGTAAAGGTGGAGCACAAACCCGACAGTCAAGATGCGGAGAAACAAAAGGAACTCCAGATGGATCTAGAGAAACAATATACTGCTGGGCTTCGACGAAGAGATGGCCGCACTGTTGGATTGGGTCTTTGA
- the LOC133676727 gene encoding uncharacterized protein LOC133676727 isoform X3, with the protein MDTGGIQSENAETRVTFRKLFNDVANRNYRRRHSPVNGSPSLDGSPKHDRSSSPVVPREDVARTSQRRKDEEKELNRDSGRSRYEKNRDSCRHSDGYSSRSSHGYSRNDDYSRRDRRVDDGERHYQVSSLSDRELKDGERGRSRDYARNVEKYSCDRYDNSGHRRRDKERESSEHQKLKDKDFSPDRVGSGRKYTSSASEQKDRYRNRPDRDVCDERRDHHSSGDHKSDRSSYYEETRWHQNDYSGRNGGHRLREHYKNDPKELNSQKEKKKHDNWENSRGKNRYSKAPGQTSDDKSISGSENQESPAKKPKLSSSNKDPDYNGDVNEKQPSSSLLAQEVDNKINEGQTHANSSEAAKDFDAAKVAAMKAAELVNRNLVGGGFMSTEQKKKLLWGNKKCAAPEEPGCQWDTAMFGDRDRQEKFNKLMFALVPMANYRV; encoded by the exons ATGGATACCGGCGGCATTCAGTCGGAGAATGCTGAGACAAGAGTAACATTTCGTAAGCTTTTCAATGATGTGGCTAACAGGAATTATCGACGACGCCATTCTCCTGTTAATGGATCTCCTTCTTTGGATG GAAGTCCGAAGCATGATCGTAGCTCTAGTCCGGTAGTCCCGAGGGAGGATGTTGCTAGAACTTCACAGAGAAGGAAGGATGAAGAGAAAGAACTGAACCGGGATTCTGGGAGGAGTCGGTATGAGAAGAATAGAGATTCGTGTAGACATTCTGATGGGTATTCTTCCAGGAGTTCTCATGGGTATTCTAGGAATGATGATTATAGTAGACGTGACAGGCGTGTGGATGATGGAGAAAGACATTATCAGGTGTCTTCCCTTTCTGATAGGGAGTTGAAGGATGGTGAGCGTGGTAGGTCAAGGGATTATGCGCGAAATGTGGAGAAATATTCTTGTGATAGATATGATAATTCAGGGCATAGAAGGAGGGATAAAGAGAGAGAATCATCGGAGCATCAGAAGTTGAAAGATAAGGACTTTTCGCCTGATAGAGTTGGATCTGGTAGGAAATATACAAGCTCAGCTTCTGAACAGAAGGATAGGTATCGGAACAGGCCGGACAGAGATGTTTGTGATGAGAGAAGAGATCATCACAGTTCTGGAGATCATAAAAGTGATCGTTCTTCTTACTATGAGGAAACCCGATGGCATCAAAATGACTATTCTGGAAGGAATGGTGGACATCGCCTTAGAGAACATTATAAGAATGACCCAAAGGAATTGAATAGtcagaaggaaaagaagaaacatgATAACTGGGAAAATAGCAGGGGAAAAAATCGGTACAGTAAAGCACCAGGGCAGACAAGTGATGATAAATCTATTTCTGGGAGTGAAAATCAAGAATCTCCTGCCAAAAAGCCAAAATTGTCTAGCTCTAACAAGGACCCTGATTACAATGGAGATG TTAATGAAAAGCAGCCTTCAAGTTCATTGCTGGCCCAGGAGGTTGATAACAAGATCAATGAAGGACAGACACATGCCAATAGTTCAGAGGCTGCTAAGGACTTCGATGCTGCAAAGGTTGCTGCTATGAAAGCTGCTGAATTAG TTAACAGGAACCTAGTTGGCGGGGGCTTTATGTCTACCGAGCAGAAGAAGAAGCTGCTTTGGGGGAATAAAAAGTGTGCTGCTCCGGAAGAG CCTGGTTGCCAGTGGGATACTGCTATGTTTGGCGATCGTGACAGACAAGAGAAATTCAACAAACTCATG TTTGCGTTGGTGCCTATGGCCAATTATAGGGTTTAA
- the LOC133676727 gene encoding uncharacterized protein LOC133676727 isoform X1 produces the protein MDTGGIQSENAETRVTFRKLFNDVANRNYRRRHSPVNGSPSLDGSPKHDRSSSPVVPREDVARTSQRRKDEEKELNRDSGRSRYEKNRDSCRHSDGYSSRSSHGYSRNDDYSRRDRRVDDGERHYQVSSLSDRELKDGERGRSRDYARNVEKYSCDRYDNSGHRRRDKERESSEHQKLKDKDFSPDRVGSGRKYTSSASEQKDRYRNRPDRDVCDERRDHHSSGDHKSDRSSYYEETRWHQNDYSGRNGGHRLREHYKNDPKELNSQKEKKKHDNWENSRGKNRYSKAPGQTSDDKSISGSENQESPAKKPKLSSSNKDPDYNGDVNEKQPSSSLLAQEVDNKINEGQTHANSSEAAKDFDAAKVAAMKAAELVNRNLVGGGFMSTEQKKKLLWGNKKCAAPEEPGCQWDTAMFGDRDRQEKFNKLMSLSLRWCLWPIIGFKGRCKGGAQTRQSRCGETKGTPDGSRETIYCWASTKRWPHCWIGSLSICLRSYQTLFSDILLQFCARITIPVKLYLLAMHALGHLTFCLKNGLPREVFHLLIPGFAEVFTFVAIFAWLFGCALFLQKKIIFLHSLGFHIYAWRFFHSNCIILGQFNE, from the exons ATGGATACCGGCGGCATTCAGTCGGAGAATGCTGAGACAAGAGTAACATTTCGTAAGCTTTTCAATGATGTGGCTAACAGGAATTATCGACGACGCCATTCTCCTGTTAATGGATCTCCTTCTTTGGATG GAAGTCCGAAGCATGATCGTAGCTCTAGTCCGGTAGTCCCGAGGGAGGATGTTGCTAGAACTTCACAGAGAAGGAAGGATGAAGAGAAAGAACTGAACCGGGATTCTGGGAGGAGTCGGTATGAGAAGAATAGAGATTCGTGTAGACATTCTGATGGGTATTCTTCCAGGAGTTCTCATGGGTATTCTAGGAATGATGATTATAGTAGACGTGACAGGCGTGTGGATGATGGAGAAAGACATTATCAGGTGTCTTCCCTTTCTGATAGGGAGTTGAAGGATGGTGAGCGTGGTAGGTCAAGGGATTATGCGCGAAATGTGGAGAAATATTCTTGTGATAGATATGATAATTCAGGGCATAGAAGGAGGGATAAAGAGAGAGAATCATCGGAGCATCAGAAGTTGAAAGATAAGGACTTTTCGCCTGATAGAGTTGGATCTGGTAGGAAATATACAAGCTCAGCTTCTGAACAGAAGGATAGGTATCGGAACAGGCCGGACAGAGATGTTTGTGATGAGAGAAGAGATCATCACAGTTCTGGAGATCATAAAAGTGATCGTTCTTCTTACTATGAGGAAACCCGATGGCATCAAAATGACTATTCTGGAAGGAATGGTGGACATCGCCTTAGAGAACATTATAAGAATGACCCAAAGGAATTGAATAGtcagaaggaaaagaagaaacatgATAACTGGGAAAATAGCAGGGGAAAAAATCGGTACAGTAAAGCACCAGGGCAGACAAGTGATGATAAATCTATTTCTGGGAGTGAAAATCAAGAATCTCCTGCCAAAAAGCCAAAATTGTCTAGCTCTAACAAGGACCCTGATTACAATGGAGATG TTAATGAAAAGCAGCCTTCAAGTTCATTGCTGGCCCAGGAGGTTGATAACAAGATCAATGAAGGACAGACACATGCCAATAGTTCAGAGGCTGCTAAGGACTTCGATGCTGCAAAGGTTGCTGCTATGAAAGCTGCTGAATTAG TTAACAGGAACCTAGTTGGCGGGGGCTTTATGTCTACCGAGCAGAAGAAGAAGCTGCTTTGGGGGAATAAAAAGTGTGCTGCTCCGGAAGAG CCTGGTTGCCAGTGGGATACTGCTATGTTTGGCGATCGTGACAGACAAGAGAAATTCAACAAACTCATG AGTCTGAGTTTGCGTTGGTGCCTATGGCCAATTATAGGGTTTAAAGGGAGATGTAAAGGTGGAGCACAAACCCGACAGTCAAGATGCGGAGAAACAAAAGGAACTCCAGATGGATCTAGAGAAACAATATACTGCTGGGCTTCGACGAAGAGATGGCCGCACTGTTGGATTGGGTCTTTGAGCATCTGTTTAAGATCTTACCAAACACTGTTTTCTGATATTTTGTTGCAATTCTGTGCAAGAATCACGATTCCTGTAAAACTATATTTGCTTGCCATGCATGCCCTTGGACATCTAACATTTTGCCtaaagaatggtctcccaagaGAGGTTTTTCATCTTTTGATCCCAGGTTTTGCTGAAGTGTTCACGTTTGTTGCAATTTTTGCATGGTTATTCGGTTGTGCActatttttgcaaaaaaaaattatctttttgcATTCTCTTGGTTTTCATATTTATGCTTGGAGATTTTTTCATTCTAATTGCATCATTTTGGGCCAATTTAATGAATAa